GAAGATAACCCTGGAACAATTAAAATTTCAGAATGATTTGAATGTTGCCACCTTACAGTTAACTCAGGCCCGGGTAGCCTTATGGAATCTTCTCTATACCCCCAGGCTTAGCAAAGATTTTGAGGTAAAAGGGGATCTTAAATTTAAAAATGTTCAACTAGCCCTGAACGACTTAATCGATGCAGCTTTTCACCATCGACCCGATTGGATTTCAGCTCTCAAAGCCACTGAAAAAGCTGAAACCGATGCCCGGCTGGCAGTAGCCAATGGTAAAGTAGATATCACGGCTGAGATAGATTATAAACGAACAGGCCCTGATAATACGGGCATCTTCGGATTTAGTGTTCCTCTCCCTCTGTTTAACCGAAATCAGGGAGAGATCCAAGGTTCCAGGTTGGAGGTTCAGCGAAGTAAGATCACTTTAGAAGCTTTAAAATCACAAATCATGAGTGAGGTTGAAAACGCCTTCGAATCTTTTAAAAGTACCCGTGAAACTGTACTTCTTTATGAGGTTGGAACGTCTGGTACAGAAGGATATCTGAAACAGGCCGAAAGTTTAAGAGAGATAGCCCAATTTGCCTATAGTCAAGGAGAGACTTCGCTGTTGGATCTCCTGGATGCTGAACGAACCTATCGAGATACCCAGTTAAATTATCATCAAGCGTTAGCTGATTACCTGATCAGTCTTTATCAGATTAATCTCTCAGTTGGTAAAGAGGTTGTTCAGTAAAGTCTTGAACTCTGGCCAATGGGAGATAAGATTATTCTCCATGATGAAAAAGCGACGTGTCTTGGTCTGGATAGTTGCGGGGGTTACTTTTGGAAGTGGATTGGTAAATCTCTTTTCTCTCATACGTCCAGGCCTATCCCTGCGTGCTGGCTGGTTCGTAGAGATTTTTCCACTGGAATTTCTCCATCTTTCTGCCTTTCTGACCTTGTTGATTGGCTTTGCCCTTGTTATCTCTTCTATTAACATTTATAAACGAAAGAAAAGGGCCTTTCAAAGCGTGTTTTTGTTAGCGTGCCTGTCCATCATCTTCCATTTAACCCAAGGACTTGATTATGAAGATGTGCTATCCTCCATGGTTTTGCTGATTTTGCTGGTTCTAGTCCGAAAAAGTTTTACTGTAAAAAGTAGTATTCCAGACTTGCGTTTAGAATTGATCCGTTTAGGAATAGCTGTTACCGTGGCGATTAGCTATGGGATGGCCGGGTTTTGGTTTCTTGATGAGAAAGAGTTTCATATCAACTTTACCCTCCGCAATTCCATCTACGAAACCTTCCTATTCCTCTCTCTGGTTGGGGATCCACAAGTTGTACCCCACACACGCTACGCTCACTGGTTCGTGAATTCTCTTTATATGATGACTATGACTACCGTGGGTTATTGTATTTTCGTACTATTTCGACCGGTCCTTTATCAATTTAGAACTCATCCCCAGGAGCGTGCCATGGCAACAGAGATCGTACTCAAATGGGGCCGTTCGGCACTGGATTATTTTAAACTTTGGCCGGATAAATCTTACTTTTTTTCACCTTCTCAAAGGTGTTTTCTTGCTTACCGCGTTGGAGGAAATTTCGCCGTGGTATTGGGAGATCCTGTAGGGCCTGAAGAGGAAATAGAAGATACAATTCGTACCTTTATGGAATTTTGCCAGGAGAATGATTGGGGACTTGGATTCCACCAAACCTTACCCGATTTTCTCCCTATCTATCAAAAATTAGGTTTTAAAAAACTGAAAATTGGGGATAGTGCTATCGTAGATCTAAAACGGTTCAGCCTTCAGGGAAAAGCTATGAAGAAAATTCGGCATTATACCAATCAACTGGAAAAGTCTGGAATTCAAGCTCTTTACTACAAACCCCCCATTCCTGAGGAAATTCTTTTACAAGTAAAGGAGGTCTCTGATGAATGGTTGCAGGTTCCGGGACGTCGGGAGCGCGGATTTACGTTGGGGAGGTTCGAACCGAACTATATTCGATCTACTCCCCTGTTTGTAGCCATCGACCAAAACGGTCAGATTCTGGCGTTTGCAAATATAGTTCCTTCCTATTGCAAGGGAGAAGCGACTATTGACCTTATGAGACATCGTAGGGGAGTTCCCAATGGAATCATGGACTATCTCTTTGTAAAGCTTTTTTTATACAATCAAGAAAAAGGATACCAACGTTTTGACTTAGGGATGGCTCCTATGTCTGGATTTCAAGAAAATGAACAAGCTTCAAGGGAAGAGAAAGCCATTCACTATTTTTTTCAGCACCTGAACTTCCTCTTCAGCTATATTGGGTTACGGCAATATAAAGCAAAATTCGTGAGTTTTTGGGAGCCGCGCTATGTGGTTTATCGAAATCCTTTCGATTTACCGCGGTTAGCTATTGCTTTGAGCAAAGTCTCTGAGTTGAAGAGAGGGTATTTCACGAGTTCTGGCTTTACGTTTTCTTTGAATCCACTCGCCAGAGGTCTCTAGATGCCCTTTGCTTTTTCTGTATGATATTTATTCATAGTGAAAATAATTATGAAAGTAGATCAATTCTACAGAGGTGTCTTTACCGGTCATACCTTTGTAGTATTCTGATAGGAGTTTTATTTCCTGCTCTTCTGTTCGCCCAGACCCCCTTCGCAGGAAAAAATGTGCTCATTCTTCGAGGGCAGCCACAGTATATTTATTTATATCCTGCTCGGGGAGAGCCTAAAAGTTCAAATTCTAAAATTCTATTTGCCCCTGGAGATGGAGGATGGCGGGGCTATGCCATCGAGCTTGCTCAGGTTATGGCCTCTGGGGGATACGATGTGTATGGGCTGGATACTAAACATTACCTGAAAAGTTTTACCGGTAAAACAACCTTAAAAGAAACAGACGTTATGTCAGATTTCCGGCAAATTGCAGAATGGATGGTCCAGGGAGCGAATAAACGGGTTACTCTGGTTGGCTGGTCCGAAGGAGCCGGACTATGTTTGCTGGCAGCGGCTTCGGAAGAAAACAAAAAGATATTCAAGGGTCTGATTACTATCGGCCTGGCAGAAACCAGTGCCTTAGGCTGGCGATGGGTAGATAACCTTACGTACCTTACCAAAAAAGATCCCAGGGAGCCGCTGTTTTGGAGTGTTGATTTTTTGCCTCGAGTTGCTCCACTTCCTTTGCTAATGATCCATGCCACTCAAGATGAATGGGTTTCTCCGGAAACAGCCCGGCGGATGTTTGATACCGGGCAAGAACCGAAGCGGTTTATATTAATTAAAGCTCGAAATCATCGTTTTGATGGCAATAGAGAGGAATTCTTTCGTTTATTGCAGGAAGGATTGCAATGGGTCAACCCAGCAGGTCATTGACTGCTATCTTTTACAGGCTCGTCTTTTTATATATAAACATAGATTGGATAGAAGAGATCAAGCCCTCATCAAAAGTAGGGGCGTACGGCCGTACGCCCGTACAAGGTATGAAATGGAAAAAAACTTAAGAGGTTTTTTATTCGCTTTGCTTGTAGTTCAGGTTTTGTTCATTACTCAACAAACCTTTCCCCAGGAAGCTTATAAAAATAGCGTGTTAGAGGAGGTTAATGATCCGGACCTTCGTCAGGGAGTTGGAGAGTATCAGCGCTATAACTTTCAGCAGGCCCTAGAAAACTTTGAACGGTTCATCCAAAAACACCCGGAAAGTCTTTTAGGCTATTTTTTACAGGCGGAGACCTACTGGTCGATATTTATCAATAAGCGGGAGAATACAGAAGCCGAGAAACATTTCATTGAATTGAGCCAGAAGGTTATTAAAATGGGGGAAGCGCGTTTAAAGAGGAACAAAAATGATACCGACACCCTGCTTATCTTAGCCAGCTTGTATGGCCGTTGGGGATTGCTGGAAGGTTCTTATAACCATCGATGGGAAGCCATAGTGCGATCTATGAAGGCCAGGGCCTACTTCGAGAAAGTCGTGGAGATCAACCCGGAAATTTATGATGCCTATCTGGGATTAGGCCTTTATGATTATTTCACGGCTACCTTCCCGGGCTATATTCGAGTCTTCAGTAAGGTTTTGTTTGGTTTGTATGGGGGTCAGGAAAAAGGCCTCAAGGAATTGCAACTTGCCATGGAAAAGGGAACCTATGGTAGGGATTTAGCCAAGTTTTTCCTGGCTTTTTTCTATGTAAGGTACGAAAATAAAGCCCCTCAGGCTTTAAACCTACTTAAGGAGTTAACGGATCAATATCCGGAAAATCTCAATTATTTAGGCCTGTTGGCCTATTGCTATAAAGAACTCAAAGATTATGACAATGCCATTCATACCTATAGAAAAATACTGGAACTGGCTGCTGCAAAAGAAGTTTATGGAGAAGAGTCCTTAAATATTACCACATACTTTTTTGGAGAGAGTTTACGATTGGCCGGAAAATATGAAGAAGCTAAAAAATATTTCGACGCCATGGTTCATACCGATTCAACGGATAAGTATTGGGTTCTGGCCTATGCACATCTCAGCTTAGGAAAAATCTATGATACTTTCGGAGAAAGAGACAAGGCTCTGGAGTCATATCGAAATGTTCTCGCGTTGAAAGATTTTGAAGACTCCCATAAGAAAGTTGAGAGATACTTAAAAGCTCCCTATAAACCCGGTCAGGATTAGGTGTTTCAGGGATACGCTATCTCATCTCATTTGGATTTAAGGAGGCCTACGGTTTTCCAGGTCCGGTCATCGTCAGGGGAGGTAAATCGCGACTGATATCTTGAATAACCCGGAGGATTCGGCGGATATCTTGGGGTTGGAGTCCCGAGTAAACGGGCAATTGTAGGGTTCCTTCGGTTGATTCGGCATGGGGACACGGGGAGGTGTAAGGAGCAAATAGCTCCAAGCGGGTACATATGTCCACATGCATGATTTCCATATCTATACCACGGCGGATTGCGCGACGGCTTAAGGTAATGGGATCTGAGGTGCGTATGCAATATTGGTAATAAACCGGCGAGGTATAAGGAAGGGTCTGGGGTGGCAAAATCGATTGGATTTCTTTCAAGCCTTCCGTCAATCGGCGGGCATGTTCTTGACTCTTTGCATTCAATTTATCAATTACTTCCAGTACTTTCAGTCCGATGACGGCCTGGGCATTACTATAACGTCGTCGATAGGCTGAAGGTAGCGGATCCAGGGGTCGAATTTTTTCCCAAATGTAACGTGTTAAATCATGGTGTCCGAAGAAGGAGGCAATGTAAAAAGCCGGAAAAAGACTGAAAGTAAACCCATAGGGGCTGATGAAAGCCCGTTGAAGATATCCGGAGAACAGTTTCGATATAACCTCCCTGGTTGAAGGCCAGGGTTCTGCTTCGGCCAGTTGCCGAATTCGTTCGGCCAGCCGGTCATCGTTAGTGATGGCCATTCCTCCCCCGTAAGTATTCAATCCTTTGAGCATTTGAAAGCTAAAGAAAGCAGCATGACCAAATGTTCCAGTTTTAGATCCTCGATAGGTAGCTCCAATGGCATGGGCGCAATCCTCGATGACATAAAGTCCATGCTGTTTTGCAATGGCTAAGATAGGGTCCATATCGCAGGGTTGTCCGTAGAGATGAGTCGGTACGATGATTCGTGTTCGCTCGGTTATTACGGTCGAAAGAGCCTGAGGGTCCAAATTGTAGGTATAAGGATCAATATCGACGAATACAGGCCGTAATCCTGCCACCCGTGCCATTTCAGGAATAACCCAAAACGTCAGGGCAGGGAAGATAATTTCGGAGCCGGGGGGCAGGTCCAACGCCCGAAGGATATAATAAAAGGCCATACGTCCGTATGAAGCCGTGATAGCATGGCGAACACCATGATAAGCAGCAAACTTCTCTTCAAATTGTCGAATGGCGGGGCCCTGAACCCCCTGACCCCTCAAAAATGTTTTAAGTAAAGCCTGAGTGGTTCCGGGGACCTGCCGGGCGCCATAACGTGCGATAGTTCGAATCATATTCTCTTTGTCCATTGTCCATGGGCCTTCAGGATTTGTCAAGTATAAAGAACCCTGGACAATGGACGGTATCAGCTAATCGCTTTAGGCTCCTGAGAGGTAAAATAAGCCATTTCAATCTCACGTTGACGCCGTTGGGCATACGCATCCCAGCGTTGGACCCATTTGGCAAAACAATTTGGAAGCCCCAGATAATTCCATCCCCAGGAGGGTCGGATATAGAACCGGCTATAGGCGGTCGTAAGCATAAATAGAAGTTGTTCATGGGTTAGGTTAGGGTGTTTAAAAGTAGGAGTATAGCCATCGAATTTCTCTAAATCAGTTTCGGTAATAAGAGACTCCATGCGTTTACGAAGAGGGGTTCCGGGGTAAGGGGTCAGAATCTTAAACAGGGCCATCGTACTATTTAAATCGATGGAATAATCAATGGTAGCCTGGATACTTTCTATGGTATCGGTTAAGAACCCTATTACATAGAACCCCACCGTCATGATTCCTTTTTTACTACAATAAGAGATGATGTCCTTTTGGTGTTCCGGAGGGATAGGTCTTCGGCCAACGCGCTTGAGGGTATTGGAATCGACCGACTCTACTCCAAAGGTTAGAGCACGCAATCCGGCTCTATAGAGGAGATCAATCAACTCTTTATCTAAACTATCCAGTCTGGTCTCACACTCAAATCGGACCGGAAGGTTCTTGCGGATGATTCCTTCGGCAATCGCCATACTCCGGTCTCTTTCCTCTGTAAAGAGAGGATCCCGGAAGACCAGGAAAACTCTACCGTATTGACGGCAAATCTGCTCAATCTCTTCAAGCACATTTTGGGGACTACGGGCCCGATAAACTGCCGTAATACGATGAGGACAATACGTACAGAACTCCGGACAACTTCGGCTGGATAGTAAAGGAAAAACCGATCGCATGGAGAAGAGGGAATGACCTACGGCATGGCCGAATCTTCTTCGGTACACTAAATCCCATCGAGGAAACGGTAAAGAATCCAGATCCTGGATGGTCGAACTGACAACGGGACCCTTCAAGATTTCGCCCTGGGCTAACCGCAGGGCAGCATGCTCGGGTTCTCCTTTAATGATGAAATCCCCATGACCGGCTAATACTTCTGGGACATGGGTTGCAAAAGTCCCAAAAAATCCAACCTGCATTCCATATCTTCGCCTGGCTTCTTCCGCCCATTGAATCTCATGTCGAAAATCTACAATTGAGGTTAAGACCAGGGCCAGATCTCCCGGTATCCACTTGTTATCCGTTACATAAACCTCGTGTCCGGCCTGGGCAAAAATAGCAGCCAGATAACCGAGTTGAATACTGGGCAAATTCCGATAAAGCTTCCGCATCCGTTCCACCACACGAGTCGTCCATGAAATACCCCGAAACCGGGACCCATAACCCCCGGCAATAGTATCTTTACTGACCACTCCGTTTTGTCCTTTTAAATCTGCCAAGACTACTCGCATAAATCCCTCCCCATTTCCAGTATATAGTATTCTCGAGAATACCTTCAAAAGTACTCCATAACCACTTCTTTATAAGCCCATTAACACATTGAAAAATGAACTAACCTATATTTCCGCAAATCCTATACCATATTTCAGATAACTACCTATGAAGGGATAAGAACTTCGGAAAGAGCATGTCTGGTAAGCTTTTTGAATCATTATAAATCTTAAAAAGATTTTTTTAATTTTCTCGGAGATACCTTAAAAAAGGTAAACTTTTTTGTTCTACCTTAAATCGGGTATATCTTCCCGGATTTATGAAGTAGCCGGAGAGAAAACCAGATTAGGCAGGATAAGGTATCATTGATGTCCAGTTGGATCTTATAAAAAGGATCCAACAGGACCTAACCCGTTGGGAGGATCGACCGATTGCCTGTACTTTCTTGCCAGGAATTGCCCCTCTTCCGTTGCTGATGATCTATCGAGTCGAGATAAATATATTTTAGAAACGGCCAGACAACTATTCTCTATGGCCTTGGAACCGAAACGCTTTGCCTTAATTGAGGCTTGAAATCATGGTTTTGACGGCTATATAGAGGAATTTTTCTATGTACTATATGAAGGACTACCATGGATAGCCAAAATAACCCGTTGAACCCAGCTTTTATTTCACTGGTAAGACCTACTTTACAACTGATAAAACAGGCCTCAGGATACTTATTTGCTTTCGTCTGTTTGGTATGGGTTCTTCGGGGTTTCCGATTTAACGAATTTCTGAAAAGTATTCCCACCATTCGGTGGAGATGGGTCCTATTGGCCATTATGCTGGATATCCTCAGTTACCTCTGTCAGGGTTTACGTTGGCAATTTCTTCTCCGACCTGTAGGGACTTTATCGATTTGGCAGGCCACTCAAGCTATTTATACAGGTCTGTTCATAAATGAAATTCTACCAATGCGCTTGGGTGAACTGGTTCGTGCTTATCTTGTTTCTCGTTGGCTTTCCGTTGTATTTAGCT
The sequence above is a segment of the Candidatus Limnocylindrales bacterium genome. Coding sequences within it:
- a CDS encoding AcvB/VirJ family lysyl-phosphatidylglycerol hydrolase, translating into MLILRGQPQYIYLYPARGEPKSSNSKILFAPGDGGWRGYAIELAQVMASGGYDVYGLDTKHYLKSFTGKTTLKETDVMSDFRQIAEWMVQGANKRVTLVGWSEGAGLCLLAAASEENKKIFKGLITIGLAETSALGWRWVDNLTYLTKKDPREPLFWSVDFLPRVAPLPLLMIHATQDEWVSPETARRMFDTGQEPKRFILIKARNHRFDGNREEFFRLLQEGLQWVNPAGH
- a CDS encoding radical SAM protein: MRVVLADLKGQNGVVSKDTIAGGYGSRFRGISWTTRVVERMRKLYRNLPSIQLGYLAAIFAQAGHEVYVTDNKWIPGDLALVLTSIVDFRHEIQWAEEARRRYGMQVGFFGTFATHVPEVLAGHGDFIIKGEPEHAALRLAQGEILKGPVVSSTIQDLDSLPFPRWDLVYRRRFGHAVGHSLFSMRSVFPLLSSRSCPEFCTYCPHRITAVYRARSPQNVLEEIEQICRQYGRVFLVFRDPLFTEERDRSMAIAEGIIRKNLPVRFECETRLDSLDKELIDLLYRAGLRALTFGVESVDSNTLKRVGRRPIPPEHQKDIISYCSKKGIMTVGFYVIGFLTDTIESIQATIDYSIDLNSTMALFKILTPYPGTPLRKRMESLITETDLEKFDGYTPTFKHPNLTHEQLLFMLTTAYSRFYIRPSWGWNYLGLPNCFAKWVQRWDAYAQRRQREIEMAYFTSQEPKAIS
- a CDS encoding TolC family protein yields the protein MKELIGFLFILALEVGGVIPGFAQTPKSQAPIHQITLDEAVGLLLENNPNLMSGKLRIQIAQTKEITAGLRPNPVFSNTNDVLSPVKEYTAVISQLLERGGKRQLRIQSARLETQIAEADFADRVRLLTFEVKKAFIQLLLAKLNRELAQKNLMAFQEIIRLNMLRFQKGDISGSDLKKITLEQLKFQNDLNVATLQLTQARVALWNLLYTPRLSKDFEVKGDLKFKNVQLALNDLIDAAFHHRPDWISALKATEKAETDARLAVANGKVDITAEIDYKRTGPDNTGIFGFSVPLPLFNRNQGEIQGSRLEVQRSKITLEALKSQIMSEVENAFESFKSTRETVLLYEVGTSGTEGYLKQAESLREIAQFAYSQGETSLLDLLDAERTYRDTQLNYHQALADYLISLYQINLSVGKEVVQ
- a CDS encoding DegT/DnrJ/EryC1/StrS aminotransferase family protein; protein product: MDKENMIRTIARYGARQVPGTTQALLKTFLRGQGVQGPAIRQFEEKFAAYHGVRHAITASYGRMAFYYILRALDLPPGSEIIFPALTFWVIPEMARVAGLRPVFVDIDPYTYNLDPQALSTVITERTRIIVPTHLYGQPCDMDPILAIAKQHGLYVIEDCAHAIGATYRGSKTGTFGHAAFFSFQMLKGLNTYGGGMAITNDDRLAERIRQLAEAEPWPSTREVISKLFSGYLQRAFISPYGFTFSLFPAFYIASFFGHHDLTRYIWEKIRPLDPLPSAYRRRYSNAQAVIGLKVLEVIDKLNAKSQEHARRLTEGLKEIQSILPPQTLPYTSPVYYQYCIRTSDPITLSRRAIRRGIDMEIMHVDICTRLELFAPYTSPCPHAESTEGTLQLPVYSGLQPQDIRRILRVIQDISRDLPPLTMTGPGKP
- a CDS encoding phosphatidylglycerol lysyltransferase domain-containing protein, with amino-acid sequence MMKKRRVLVWIVAGVTFGSGLVNLFSLIRPGLSLRAGWFVEIFPLEFLHLSAFLTLLIGFALVISSINIYKRKKRAFQSVFLLACLSIIFHLTQGLDYEDVLSSMVLLILLVLVRKSFTVKSSIPDLRLELIRLGIAVTVAISYGMAGFWFLDEKEFHINFTLRNSIYETFLFLSLVGDPQVVPHTRYAHWFVNSLYMMTMTTVGYCIFVLFRPVLYQFRTHPQERAMATEIVLKWGRSALDYFKLWPDKSYFFSPSQRCFLAYRVGGNFAVVLGDPVGPEEEIEDTIRTFMEFCQENDWGLGFHQTLPDFLPIYQKLGFKKLKIGDSAIVDLKRFSLQGKAMKKIRHYTNQLEKSGIQALYYKPPIPEEILLQVKEVSDEWLQVPGRRERGFTLGRFEPNYIRSTPLFVAIDQNGQILAFANIVPSYCKGEATIDLMRHRRGVPNGIMDYLFVKLFLYNQEKGYQRFDLGMAPMSGFQENEQASREEKAIHYFFQHLNFLFSYIGLRQYKAKFVSFWEPRYVVYRNPFDLPRLAIALSKVSELKRGYFTSSGFTFSLNPLARGL
- a CDS encoding tetratricopeptide repeat protein — translated: MEKNLRGFLFALLVVQVLFITQQTFPQEAYKNSVLEEVNDPDLRQGVGEYQRYNFQQALENFERFIQKHPESLLGYFLQAETYWSIFINKRENTEAEKHFIELSQKVIKMGEARLKRNKNDTDTLLILASLYGRWGLLEGSYNHRWEAIVRSMKARAYFEKVVEINPEIYDAYLGLGLYDYFTATFPGYIRVFSKVLFGLYGGQEKGLKELQLAMEKGTYGRDLAKFFLAFFYVRYENKAPQALNLLKELTDQYPENLNYLGLLAYCYKELKDYDNAIHTYRKILELAAAKEVYGEESLNITTYFFGESLRLAGKYEEAKKYFDAMVHTDSTDKYWVLAYAHLSLGKIYDTFGERDKALESYRNVLALKDFEDSHKKVERYLKAPYKPGQD